A genomic stretch from Bacteroidia bacterium includes:
- a CDS encoding PKD domain-containing protein, with protein sequence MHKLFTTYFKILIVLTGLALGFYSSGVQAQCLICPQNDFSINPNSSWQLQSSSIETGGCKIFKVQVVEGYTYTFKTGCEDGADANFDTYIELSDSNCIYITYNDDDCDLLSKIEWVSPYSGVAYLKVRGYNDNFGDFTLAYKSCSANSQFTYVTNGFTVDFTNLSTDTTSSYQWYFGDGFNGNTMNPSHTYVCPFDIQVSLVVTDSGGCSTNATQSLSFNNALEGNYSYSNTNNEYSFTDLSSGDPISWEWDFGDGSSSTDQNPTHSYVCAGYFDVALTVTNADGCTNTYLDYVYVSESSSNLSANFNYASQGVITGFHDISSGNPTTWEWDFGDGTTSTIQNPTHTYQCSGSYWVSLYVTNANGCESSNYLFVEAPGQYTLEAQYSVDIQGSVVNFTDASVGTPTSYEWDLDAAIVTTQNASIDYHCSGMYYVSLTVANDFCTSTQYSTVEVEGTSQADFTYSVQSNTVTFTNASTGANLTYDWDFDDASNSTEASPVHPYSCPGDYNVTLSVYDDYGCSDYSTQTINLGGFTASFEYAINNSSVNFTNTSASTDTWSWEFGDGTTSTGQNPNHVYSCPDFYTVSLTVTNSHGCSATYSEQIEITAGFQAGYSYVVNGTTVTFTNTSGANTANWDWYFGDGNSSSLENPSHTFTCPGQYYVSINVDNATGCSGYYEELIQVGGLNPAFTYTLNNQTANFQVSNTAGISSYEWDFDDGGFSTIAAPTHTFANCGQYYVYLTVNDANGCSNYHYERIIIQGSNSNLNLTSNSPVCQGNDILISSGNASGMEYYWNGPNFYYSYNPNPVLENATTDLSGTYYFELTDVNGCPVIDSLNIEVVGDVFVNVTVASNTLTANASTSYQWMNCASNSPVNGANGQVFTPTENGSYYVVITDANGCQGESECFLISGIGFDEVNGSNLQLYPNPTTGKVNIKGLSANSKLKLSDAVGRVYSVSVENQTIDLSALSSGVYFLSVENANGLNSFKVVKN encoded by the coding sequence ATGCATAAATTATTTACTACCTATTTCAAGATTTTGATCGTTTTGACTGGGTTGGCCTTGGGTTTTTATAGCTCCGGCGTTCAAGCCCAATGTTTGATCTGTCCCCAAAATGATTTCTCCATTAATCCAAATTCTTCCTGGCAACTGCAAAGTTCCAGCATTGAAACCGGGGGATGTAAAATTTTTAAAGTTCAAGTGGTGGAAGGTTATACTTATACCTTTAAAACAGGTTGTGAGGATGGGGCTGATGCCAATTTTGATACCTACATAGAATTGTCTGATAGCAATTGTATCTATATCACCTACAATGATGATGATTGTGATTTATTATCCAAAATTGAATGGGTATCGCCTTATTCAGGAGTGGCTTACTTAAAGGTTAGAGGTTACAATGATAATTTTGGTGACTTTACTTTAGCTTATAAATCCTGCAGTGCTAATTCTCAGTTTACCTACGTTACCAATGGGTTTACAGTTGATTTTACCAATTTGTCAACCGATACCACTTCCAGCTATCAATGGTATTTTGGAGATGGTTTTAATGGAAACACTATGAATCCAAGCCATACCTATGTTTGTCCTTTCGACATTCAGGTTAGTTTGGTTGTAACAGATTCGGGCGGATGTTCTACGAATGCAACCCAATCCTTGTCATTTAACAATGCTTTGGAAGGTAACTATTCATATTCCAATACCAATAACGAATATTCTTTTACCGACCTTTCTTCCGGTGATCCAATATCCTGGGAATGGGATTTTGGCGATGGTTCTTCTTCAACAGATCAAAATCCAACTCATAGTTACGTTTGTGCCGGTTACTTCGATGTAGCTTTAACCGTGACTAATGCGGATGGTTGTACCAATACCTATCTAGACTATGTTTATGTATCTGAAAGTTCCAGCAACCTGAGTGCAAACTTTAACTATGCCAGTCAAGGTGTTATTACCGGCTTCCACGATATTTCGTCAGGTAACCCAACAACTTGGGAATGGGATTTTGGTGATGGCACCACTTCCACCATTCAAAATCCAACCCATACCTACCAATGTAGCGGAAGTTACTGGGTTTCATTGTATGTAACCAACGCAAATGGCTGCGAAAGTTCTAATTATTTGTTTGTTGAAGCTCCGGGACAATACACCCTTGAAGCACAATATTCTGTTGATATCCAAGGCTCAGTGGTGAATTTCACCGATGCAAGTGTGGGTACTCCAACTTCTTATGAATGGGATTTGGATGCTGCTATTGTAACTACCCAAAATGCAAGCATCGACTACCATTGCTCAGGAATGTATTATGTTTCTTTGACAGTTGCTAATGATTTTTGTACCTCCACCCAATACTCTACCGTGGAAGTGGAAGGAACAAGTCAAGCTGACTTTACCTATTCAGTTCAAAGCAATACTGTAACCTTTACCAATGCATCCACCGGTGCTAATTTAACCTATGATTGGGATTTTGATGATGCTTCCAATTCCACCGAAGCTAGCCCCGTTCATCCTTACAGCTGTCCGGGCGATTACAATGTGACGCTTTCAGTATATGATGACTATGGATGTAGCGATTACAGCACTCAAACCATCAATTTAGGTGGATTTACCGCTAGCTTCGAATATGCTATTAATAATTCCTCTGTGAATTTTACCAATACTTCTGCTTCTACCGACACTTGGTCCTGGGAGTTTGGGGATGGAACTACTTCTACCGGACAAAATCCAAACCATGTTTATTCTTGTCCGGATTTTTACACCGTGAGCCTTACCGTTACCAATAGCCATGGCTGTTCTGCCACCTATTCTGAACAAATTGAAATTACGGCAGGCTTCCAAGCCGGTTATTCTTACGTTGTTAATGGGACCACCGTAACTTTTACAAATACCTCCGGTGCTAATACCGCCAATTGGGATTGGTATTTTGGCGATGGTAACTCTTCCAGCCTTGAAAATCCATCTCATACCTTTACTTGTCCGGGGCAATACTATGTTTCAATAAACGTAGATAACGCTACCGGCTGTTCCGGTTACTATGAAGAATTGATTCAGGTTGGTGGCTTAAATCCTGCATTTACCTATACGCTGAATAATCAAACTGCCAACTTTCAGGTAAGTAATACCGCCGGAATTTCAAGCTATGAGTGGGATTTTGATGATGGTGGTTTTTCAACCATTGCAGCTCCAACCCATACCTTCGCTAATTGCGGGCAGTACTATGTTTATTTAACCGTTAATGATGCAAACGGTTGTAGCAATTACCACTATGAAAGAATTATTATACAAGGAAGTAATTCTAACCTGAATCTAACCTCTAACAGCCCCGTTTGTCAAGGAAATGATATCCTGATATCCAGCGGAAATGCTTCCGGTATGGAATACTACTGGAACGGTCCTAATTTTTATTATTCCTATAATCCAAATCCGGTTTTGGAAAATGCTACCACCGATCTTTCAGGAACCTACTATTTTGAATTGACGGATGTAAACGGTTGCCCTGTAATCGACTCACTTAACATTGAAGTGGTTGGCGATGTGTTTGTAAATGTTACTGTAGCTTCCAATACCTTAACTGCAAATGCCTCTACTTCTTACCAATGGATGAATTGTGCTTCTAACAGCCCGGTAAATGGAGCCAACGGACAGGTGTTTACTCCCACCGAAAATGGTTCATACTATGTTGTTATTACCGATGCAAATGGATGCCAAGGTGAATCAGAATGTTTCCTGATTTCAGGAATAGGTTTTGATGAAGTAAATGGTAGCAACCTGCAATTGTATCCAAACCCAACAACGGGTAAAGTGAATATTAAAGGTTTAAGTGCTAATTCAAAACTAAAGCTTAGCGACGCTGTTGGTCGTGTTTATTCGGTTTCAGTTGAAAATCAAACCATCGATTTATCAGCTTTGAGCAGCGGAGTATATTTCC